The following DNA comes from Anopheles arabiensis isolate DONGOLA chromosome 3, AaraD3, whole genome shotgun sequence.
TTTCAACCTGCAAAGGGACAATCGTGCCGTTTATTACTCGTCATTGATTGCGTGTCCGCGTCTCCGTCGTATTCAGTCCGTTGCCAACAAGACAGACTAACTACCGCCTTCTTCGGCGTCTTGCCACGGCCATCGTAAAAGCTATAAGAAGCGTTCTACCGCAGCCATCGCGTTTTTGGATACAATTCAGCGATTCACCGCAGTCGCGTAAAAAAAAGCTGTGAGGCGTCTTGCCTTTATTATAATATAAGATTTCGTTCGTCTTTGAATCGTGTAACGTCTTGTTACAAAGAACACTAAAGTTAAGTTACTGTCCAATCCGTTGAACATTAGTGTGAGAAAACGTCAGCTTATCTTCCGTGTCGCAACCGGTTGTTTTCGCGCGTGTGATATCCGTCTTCGTAATCGTGTGTTTCCCGCCAGTCGCAGTTTGGAACAGCCATCCGTCatcatctgtgtgtgtttccctgCCATCGTCATTGCAACTGTTTTCCCGAATCCTGCCATCTCAACAGGTCAAGTATAAAGATGACCGAAATTGCGAGCCTAAGACAACGGTTGAATTCTTTATTCACGAAGCTGAAACGAAATGAGGTTTTCATAGCGAACTTCCAGCCTGAACAACACAAGCATCTCGTGCCTGTCAGGCTCCAAACGATTGAAGGTATGGAAAAGGAGTTTGAAACGGCTCATACGCAATTGTGTTTGTTAGCGCCCAGTGAAGCTGAGAAGCTAGAAGAAGAGGAGTTGATGGATAATTTTGAGGAAAGGTTCATAGCTATGAAAAGCGCCATGCTATCGCACATGCCTACTCAAACAGCTCAAGCCGTTAGCTCTGAGCTTGGCTCAAGCCACGCTCAAAACCCAAGCCACTCtcccattcaaaaccacgttaaatTACCAGCCATCTCTTTGCCCGAATTTAACGGTGATATAATGCACTGGATGGCATTTCATGATACCTTTGAAGCATTAGTTCATAACAATGCAAGCGTTTTGGATATTCAAAAATTCCATTATTTGAGAGCTTCATTAACTGGTGAGGCCGCTAGATTGATAGAGTCGATCCCATTGTGCGCATCGAATTACTCCATCGCATGGCAGGAGCTCAAGGAGCGATTCTCAAATGAATACCTTCTGCAAAAGATGCACTTTAAGCAAATGTTCGGCATCCCACAATTACGAAAAGAATCGTCAGCTGACTTGCATAGATTGGTAGATGAATTTAATCGGCatgtaaaaatgattcaaaagcTAGGAGAGCCAACCGACCAATGGAGCTCAATGTTAGAATATGTTTTGTGCTCCAAACTACCAGCGGAAACTCTTACACATTGGGAAGACAAGGCAGCTAGCATGAAAAAGCCAACATATGAGGCGTTAATAGAATTTCTGCAGagaagaatgaaaacattAGACTCTGTTTATATGAGTAAATCTGCGGATGTAAGCTCTACATCGGTGCTTGCCGTAAGGCCTTCTTCGCATCTTTCGTACTATTCGTACACCGCAAATAATACCAAACGATGTCCTTGCTGTCGACTAGATCACTTATTATGGTACTGTAACCAATTTATGCGACTTCCGCAATCTGAGCGCCTTCAGATAGTGCGAGCGAAGAGTCTCTGCATTAATTGTTTAAGAGTCGACCACAGCATGAAAGATTGTCCTTCGACCAATCGGTGCAAACATTGCAACCAGCAACATCATTCTTTATTGCACTCCTTTGATTTTGTACGCCGGCAGCACACCCACGACCGAACACTACATACTAGCCCTCAGGTAGCTCCTAGCGCTTCATTTAACAGCACAGCAGCATTGGAAAACGAAAACCGAGCAGCGGACCAACGAGAGGTATTCTTACTCACTACTATTGTCATTGTTGTGGATGCGTTTGGCAATCACCATCCAGCAAGAGCATTATTAGATAGTGCATCACAACCTAACCTAATAAGCAAAAGATTGGCAAAATTAATAGGTCTACCTACTTCCAGATTGGACATTGACGTTAAAGGTGCTGGTTGTGCTACGACGAGGGTGCGGGAGTCCGTGTATGCTGAAATTCGATCTCGCACCAGCCAATTTTCTTGTGGAGTAAATTTCCTGCTAATGGATGAAGTAGCTGCAAAACTTCCTTCCCACCACATTAATATAAGCCGCTGGAACATTCCGCCTGGACTATCCCTGGCGGACCCTCATTTTAATCAGGCCGAATCAATAGATATGATAATCGGAGCAGAGCATTTTTACACCTTTTTTCCAACTGCAGAGCGTATTTATCTGGCAGATAAATTACCAATACTGATCAACAGCGTGTTTGGGTGGCTTGTAGTCGGTCCAGCCAGCGAGGAGGTCGTTAATCCTCACTCAAACCCAACACGAGTATCAATGGTTtctttagaagaaaaaatagagcAGTTTTGGAAGGCAGAGGAGCTACATGCATGCGAACCATATTCAGTAGAAGAAAAGCATTGCGAAGAGCTGTATAGATCGAAGACTGGAAGAAATAGTGACGGACGATACGTGGTGCAGATGCCTAAACATCCAGAGTTCTCGATACGCTTGGGCGAGTCAAAAGGCCAGGCGTTGCGCCGATTCTACTCATTAGAAAAGCGCCTATCCCGAAATTCGCAATTGAAGAAGGAGTATCATGCCTTCATGCAAGAATATATAGATCTCGGACACATGCAGCCTGTTAATGAAAATGCGTCAAGCCCAACGAAAACCTTTTATCTGCCTCATCACCCTGTCATAAAGGAGAGCAGTTCCACTACTAAGGTGAGAGTAGTCTTTGACGGCTCCGCGAAAACATCTACAGGCTACTCCCTCAACGAAGCACTATGTGTGGGACCtatagtgcaagatgagcTGTTGGACATTATTTTGCGTTTTCGCACCTATTTTGTGGCCTTAGTCGGAGATATCGAAAAAATGTACCGTCAAATCCTCTTGCATGAAGATGACCGCGCATTAGTGAGAATATTGTTTCGATTCTCATCAACATCACCAGTAAAAGAGTATGAACTGAATACTGTCACATACGGTTTGGCTCCTTCCTCTTTCCTAGCTACGCGCACCTTGCTTCAATTAGTGCAGGACGAAGGAAGCAATTACCCTCTTGCTAGTCGTGCGATTCGCAATTTCTACGTAGATGACTTCATTGGCGGGGCATCATCTGTTGAGGAAGCTTTACAGCTCCGATCGGAGCTAACTGGAATGATGCTAAAGGGCGGCTTTCCATTACGAAAGTGGACCTCAAATCGTTTGGAGGTTTTGCAAGAGCTCGATGCTTCTCAAATCGGAACCAAATCATCACTGCAGTTTGATACCGACGAAACTATAAAAGCCCTAGGTGTCTGCTGGGAACCTGAGCGCGATAATTTATGCTTTGCATCAAGCATCAAGCCACTGCAGTTACCCTCTACTAAACGGAGCATTTGTTCGGAGATAGCTCGATTATTTGACCCGTTGGGTCTTATCGCTCCTGTCGTAGTGCGAGCAAAAATAATGATGCAGCAGCTTTGGGCGCTATCGATTGGCTGGGATGAGACTGTACCAGAGTCATTTGGGCTGAAATGGAAAGATTTTTATGAGAAGTTGGAGATTCTGACTTGCTATAGAATCGAACGATACTGTTTCGCCTTACGATCGAATGTGCAACTGCACATATTTACTGATGCTTCAGAGTCGGCATATGGCTCATGCGTTTATGCAAGGTGCGAGGATGCCGAGGGGaatattaaaatatctttGCTTGCATCGAAATCTAGAGTAGCTCCATTGAAGCGTATAAGCCTGCCTCGTTTAGAACTCTGCGGTGCCGTATTAGGGGCTCATCTGTACGAGCACATTGCCAAAGCCATTCAGCTTCCTGTGCAGTCGGTACATTTCTGGTCCGATTCCAGTATTACACTACATTGGATCAAAGCAGCTCCAAATACCTGGAAAACATATGTGGCAAATAGAGTAGCAGACATTCAACAATGTACGAAGGGCCACACATGGAGGCATGTACCTGGACAGCAGAACCCGGCTGATCTCGTTTCGCGGGGCATGACGGCACCCGATTTTATAAAAAGCAGCATTTGGATCTCTGGGCCAGCTTGGCTGGCGCTACCTTCTAATGAATGGCCTACATCTGAACCTCTACTACCGACCGGTATCGAAAAGGAAACGCGTTTGCTAGTTGCTGTTGCCAGCGCATCGCCTGCAGTTAACCCTTGGTTCAAAAGGTGGTCATCATACTCCCAATTACTGCACATTATTGCATACTGCAAGCGATTTATAAAGAATCTAAGGCTTAAGGCGAGAACGAAGCCTGCTGGTGACCCGGTATCCATCGTATTGACACCAGAGCAGAATGAGGAGGCAAAGGCATTTCTGGTCAAGACTGCTCAAGACGATGCCTTCCGAAACGAAATTTCAGCCCTTCGGAACGGCCAATGTTTGGTACGgaaccctacgttgtgttttgtattttttttttttttttttgaagatgttcttaataaagaatcggtggctctgaaaagagccgatggtgtgctttttcgtGGTACCAAGCTGGGTGGTTTGCTTGGAGTTCTGTGCCACTTGTGTGTGCCAAGGAGTTGCTGGTGAGATGAGCGAAGCGTGTTGCTTGCCGAGGATTTGAATGACAAAGAGTGAGAATTTGGCTTTtgccgctttatttataatgcattttttaatggtgtgcgtgatgacgaaacgatcgatgacccgtcgaacaatttgtagcgatccgcgaaagtagtgatgtgctacaatcgggacaatagtagtgatgtgctacaatcgggaaCGAACATACCGGCCACCTTTTGGGAATAATTCCCAAAACTTAGTCCTCGTTGTGGCACTCTAAGGCACATATCTTGGAGACTGGTCTTTTCATGATTCCAGAAGCGGTCCGAAGGGTAGCTACTCGTGCCACAGCATCAGGTCCTAAATGCAATGATACAATGCGTGCCAAAGGCCACTTCAATGGAGGTAGTTGATCGTCTTTCATGATTACCAAGTCGCCTATGGAAAGTTTATGTTGTTTACGGCTGATGTTACGTTGATTATGCAATGATGTTAAATACTCCTTGGTCCATCTAAGACAAAAGTTTTGAGATAACTTCTGCATCAATTGATAGTGGGATAGTCGGTTAGTTGGTATATGCTGTAAATCGGATTCAGGCAATGCCTGGGGATCTCTGAGTAATAAAAAGTGTGCTGGTGTTAAAGGTGATAAATCATTTGGATCTTGTGAAAGTGGTAATAGTGGTCTTGAATTCATACATCcttcaatttttgttaataaagTACACATGGATTCGTATGAAAGTTGAGCTGTGCCAAGCTGCCGAACTAGATGAGTTTTTGCTACCTTAACTGCGGCTTCCCAAAGTCCACCGAAATTAGGAGCGCGTGGTGGTATTAGATGCCACTGAATGTTTTCGTTAGACAAGTGattagttattttattattatctttatGAAGGAATTGATAAATTTCATGTAATGCATTCTTTGCACCAATAAAATTGGTACCATTATCTGAGTAtatgtttttcggttttcCTCGTCGTGATACGAATCGATCCAAGGCCATCAAAAAAGTGGTGGTACTCAAGTCACCCGCGAGTTCTAAATGTACAGCCTTGGTGCTCATACAAACAAATACGCATACATATGCCTTTGGAGATGCAGCCTTGCGATGAGATGGACGCAAATAAAGTGGACCACAATAATCCACACCAACGCAGGAGAAAACTTCATTTATTGTTACACGTGATATTGGTAATTGACCAATAGGCTGGATTATTGGGGTGGGATTAGCtcttacacaattaaaacaagtTCGAGTTACACTTCTAACGGCTCTCATGCCGTTCAATGGCCATATTTCTTCACGAATAGATGATAATGTCATGCTCACTCCGCCGTGCATTGTTTTCAGATGATGATCCATGATTAGAAGGCgagtgaaaggatggaaagctGGCATGAGGATGGGATGCTTAGCATCGTGGCTCAGATCAGAATGGCGCAACCGGCCACCAACGCGTATTAATCCATCGTTGCCAATAAATGGATTAAGAAGTCGAATAGAAGAAACCTTAGCTAAcccttcatttcttttttaaggCTTGTAGTTCAACAGAAAATTCAGTAGCTTGTACCATTTTGCATAGGGCTCGTTTAGCATGTTGTATCTCCTTTACCAGTAGAACATTTAGCGATattcttttatttgatttgcgaGTGTTGTTGATGAATCGCAAACAGAAACCAATAATACGAAGTAATGGTTGTAGTGTAGAAAAACGTTGAAATATTGGATTTATTTCAGTCACTTGAGTTGTTAGGACAGATACCTTTCGTTCGTCCTCTACGGTGATGTTGTTATCCGGGGTTTGCAAGGGCCAAGAGTCTTTGGGTTCACGAAGCCAGGAGGGACCATGCCGCCATAGATCACTACTGAGGAATTCATTCACCGCCACTCCTCTAGATATCATATCAGCTGGGTTTTCCTTGCCAGAAACATGTTGCCATTGGAAGCCATGAGTTAGTTCTTGTATTTCAGCTACTCGATTAGCTACGAAAGTTTTCCATGTTCTAGGAGTAGCTTTTAGCCAACCAAGAGTAACAGTAGAGTCCGACCAGAAATAGCATGTGTCAAGTGGAATATCTAATGCATGTTGTACCTTTTTGAATAGTCTAGCTCCAAGTAATGCAGCAGATAATTCCAATCGTGGAATGGTTAAAGGTTTCAATGGAGCAACTCGCGATTTTGATGTTAGTAAATTTACGCGTGCGGAACCGTGTTTGTCTTCTGtgcgtacatacacacacgcaccgtaaGCACTTTCAGAAGCGTCGGAAAAACAATGGATTTCAATTTGTTCATAGTGTggttgaaaagcaaaacggtCAATTCGAAAGTTAGTAAGTGTAGGGATTTGCTCGAGAAATTCTGTCCATGAATTTTGTAATGATGGGGAAATtgttgaatcccaatccaagTTCAATAGCCACAATTGTTGCATTAGTATTTTAGCTCGTATAGTTATAGGGGTAATCAATCCAAGTGGATCATATAGTTGTGCTATGGTTGATAGAACCTTTCGTTTGGTATAAGGGCTCTTGATtatattaatgtttatgttgatACGAAATTTGTCTGACATAGGCTCCCAGCATATGCCCAAGGTTTTGATACTTTCATCTGGATCAAAATTGACGGAAGAATGGGTGGCAATAAGTTCAGGTGGTAGGTCAGCTAATACTGCTGGAGCGTTGGAACACCATTTGCGAAGGAGAAAGCCACCCTTCTGTAGCAAAGCATTCAGCTGATTGCGTAGTTCAATTGTTTCTGGGATGTTATTTGCTCCTGCTAGCAAATCATCTACGTATACGTTTTCTTTAATCACGGAACGAGCTTTGAGATACGTATCACCTTCGTCATTGGCAAGTTGAATTAGAGTACGCGTTGCTAAGAAGGCTGAAGGAGCTAGGCCGTAGGTTACGGTTCCTAACTCATAAGTTCGAATGGGCTGAGAGTTGTCAAATCTCCACAAAATTCTCTGTAGGTGTCGATCAGTTGGATTCATAGTAACCTGCCGATACATCTTTTCGATGTCAGCTATGAGTGCTATTTCATATTTTCGAAATCTGATAATTAATGTCAATAATTCTTCCTGTACCACCGGCCCAACTAGTAAGGCATCGTTCAGTGATTTACCGGTACTGGTTTTGGCAGAGCCGTCAAACACAACTCTGACCTTGGTGGTAGAGCTAGAATCCTTCAGCACAGGATGGTGGGGAAGATAAAATGCTCCTGAACAATCTTCCCGTTCTCTTGGGACTAGAGTCATGTGCCCCAACGTTATATATTCATGTATAAACTTATGATATTGAGCCTTGAGATGTGTATCGCTTTCTAATCTTTTTTCAAGTAGTTGAAATCTGCGCATAGCTGTGTTTTTAGAATCACCAAGCATTTGAGTGATATCAGGATGTTTTGGCATTTCAACTATATATCGACCATTGTGGTCGCGGGAGACTGTttctttgaaatggttttcgcATTCTCTTTCGTTGAGACTATAACTTGAATTGTGAAGTTCGTCTATCTTCCAAAATCGTTCTATTTGTTCTTCAATGGTGGGATGCATGGTTACTACGTGACATGTAActtcgttttgatttttggatgGAATGTTGCCGGTCATAATCCATCCAAACACAGTTTCAAcaagttggttgttgtttggtaattTTTGTCTTCCTGGACCTagcaatgaataaaaatgtccTGCCCCAATGATCATGTCAATGCGCCCTGGTGTGCTGAAGTGAGGATCAGCAAGTTGATATGAAGCAGGTACATTCCAAAAATGAGCTGGTACTGGTGTAATTGGTGTGTCACTAGCAACCTTTTTCAAAACTAGAAAGTTCATTGTTGTTGCGAAATTATTTATTCGCGATTGTACTTCCGCTTGTATTTGATACCTTGCGCTTGTTTTTGTACCATCAACTCCGACAATGGaaacattaacattttttcgagTTAAATGTAACTGCTGACACAATCTTTCACTAATTGCGTTTGGCTGTGAACCATTGTCCAATAAGGCtcgtgcaaaatgtttttggcCATATTTGTCGACCACTTGTAGCAGTACAGTTGCGAGAAGCACGTTTTGGGGACTGTGCTCAGAACTGATTGTATGCAAAGTTGCCATGATATTTGATTCAGATGTGGTGCCTTCTGATTCAGggttattatttgtttgcgtttcataGTGTAAAATAGAATGATGCTTCCTTTTACAAATTCGGCAAGAGTACTTAGAAGGGCATTGTTGAAAGAAATGTCCACTTCTCAAGCAATTGATACAGAGTTTGTTTTGTGATACAAACGCTTGACGCGCCTTACATGGCATAGCGATGAAGGATTGACACTGATGCAACGTGTGACCATCTTTTTTGCATGCaggacaagtgtgtgtgttgtcctgTTTCACACTAATTGTGTTAGTGCTCATTTTCTTGGAAAATTTATGGTTAGGTATACTCATTTTCGAATGAGATGTGGTTGGGCGGTTGCCTGTCTGCAACGCTAATGCTTCAATTGTTTGAGCTCTTTTCAACAAGAAGTTTGTCATATTTGGATGAGTTGGCTGGATGTCTTGGGAATTGTGTTCTTCCCATGCTTGTAATGTTGCTTTATCCAATTTGGTAGCAAGAAGTTCCACAAAAATTGTGCTGTTGTCAGGAATGCTCTCCTCTAATTGTTTTAAGATATCGATGTGTAGCTGAAATTGGTTAGCCAATTGTCGCAAGTCTGGGGCGTGACTATTGGTTAGCTTTGGAAGCTCGAACAATGCACGTGTGTGCATTTTACGAAGATGTACTTTATTGGAATATCGATTCAAAAGAGCTTTCCAAGCCACCTGATAGTTTTCTGCTGTTATAGGAATTGGTTGTATTATTCCGGCAGCTTCCCTTTTGAGGGACGCACGCAAgtaatgaaatttttggatGTTGGAAATTTCTTCAGAATTATGAACAAGTGAAACAAAGGTGTCATAAAAGGATAGCCACTCTGTGAGCTCACCACAAAATTCAGGTAATGAAATGATAGGTAGTTTAACACTTACGTTTGCTGGGCGGGTAACCTCTTCTTTTACCTGATCTGCTGTTTCCGGAATGTAGCTTGTTAACgcggcctttgtttcgaagtaAAGCTCCTCTGCTTGTGACAATAACGCTTCGTTTTCGCTGGTAGCATTCTCGGAATCGTCCCATTCCTCGCAGTCTTCCTGCACCATTTGGAAACATTCCCAAATTTTCGACAACCGATCAAGTCGGTCGGgtatttgctgttgttgttgaggagTATAGTCTTTTGCAAACTGCGCAAGCCGCTGCATAGACACAATGAGGCTTTGCCGTTTGGCTTGCCGTGACTTAAGCTTGTCtgcttttgtcatttttaatgTTCACTGAGCAAACACGGTtgcttgagagaaaaaaaatcactttacttTGTTAGTACAACGCGCACTGCACGGTTAGTAAGAATTGTTGAAAACACAGGCTTTGATGCGAAGTTTCGTAGAATTGTATGCGATGCAAATGGCATGCACTAAACAATGTGCCTTGAAGACCCAGGTTGTGAGGCACCCTTTGTACTCGGAGGAGGTACACAAAATTTTGCGAAATGCACAGACAattattgtttgctttgcgAAGAATATGCGCCGCGAGATAGCGCACCAAGGATAATGCGCATGGATCACACGAATTGTGAAGCGCCTTTTGTACACTGAGTGGTACACAATTAttcgcgagcacacacacacactgtgtgtcGCTTGTGAAGCGCTACGTAccgcgaatgagtttgagaatgacgcgcacagaacacacgctttgtggtacgcgttttgtacactgagtggtacacaattattcgcgagcacacacatacacactatgtgtcgctttgagaagcgctacgcgccgcgaatgagtttgagaatgacgcgcacagaacacacactttgtggtacgcgttttgtacactgagtggtacacaattattcgcgagcacacacatacacactatgtgtcgctttgagaagcgctacgcgccgcgaatgagtttgagaatgacgcgcacagaacacacactttgtggtacgcgttttgtacactgagtggtacacaattattcgcgagcacacacatacacactatgtgtcgctttgagaagcgctacgcgccgcgaatgagtttgagaatgacgcgcacagaacacacactttgtggtacgcgttttgtacCCTGGATGGTACACAATTATTcgcgaacgcacacatacacactatgtgCCGTTTGTGAAACGCTACGTGCCGCGAATAAACTTAAACGACCGCGAATGAAACAAACCGGTGTACAACTTTACACTTGGAACACACACGGTGGCCACAGAACGCACACAATTCTTTAGGATATCTAATCCTGGTTTGTCGGCACCAAAATGTTTGGTACGgaaccctacgttgtgtttttgtatttttttttttttttttttttgaagatgttcttaataaagaatcggtggctctgaaaag
Coding sequences within:
- the LOC120904838 gene encoding uncharacterized protein LOC120904838, with protein sequence MDTGSPAGFVLALSLRFFINRLQYAIMCSNWEYDDHLLNQGLTAGDALATATSKRVSFSIPVGSRGSDVGHSLEGSASQAGPEIQMLLFIKSGAVMPRETRSAGFCCPGIWSCFDPM